The Dehalococcoidia bacterium genome has a window encoding:
- a CDS encoding ABC transporter ATP-binding protein, translated as MSLLQVENVSVQFGGLRALDKVSLRAEPGQVTALIGPNGAGKTTLLNVISGLIRPAAGRVYLRGRDITGWPPHRVARLGIARTFQNLQLFGQMTVREHLLVGRYRLTHTSLLEAMLRLPRHFREEREARAATDGLLARLGLADVAEWPATSLPYGKQRLVELGRALASEPVLLLLDEPTAGLSGAEAADVGQMLRQLAGDGLAVLLVEHHMDVVMSCSDWVVVLDHGVVIAQGPPAQVQSDPQVIEAYLGEEAA; from the coding sequence GTGAGCCTGCTGCAAGTTGAGAACGTGAGCGTGCAGTTCGGAGGTCTGCGCGCCTTAGACAAGGTCTCCCTGAGAGCCGAGCCTGGGCAGGTAACGGCCCTCATCGGCCCCAACGGCGCCGGGAAGACGACGCTGCTAAACGTCATCTCAGGGTTGATTCGGCCGGCGGCAGGCCGTGTCTACCTGCGGGGCCGCGACATCACCGGCTGGCCTCCCCACCGCGTGGCCAGGCTGGGCATCGCTCGCACCTTCCAGAACCTGCAGCTTTTCGGCCAAATGACCGTTCGGGAGCACCTTTTGGTGGGCCGCTACCGGCTGACGCATACCTCGCTCCTTGAGGCCATGCTGCGGCTACCGCGCCACTTCCGTGAGGAACGGGAAGCCCGCGCGGCCACCGATGGTCTCCTCGCCCGTCTGGGGCTGGCTGATGTGGCCGAGTGGCCTGCCACATCCCTACCATACGGAAAGCAGCGGCTGGTGGAGCTGGGGCGAGCCCTCGCTAGCGAGCCGGTCTTGCTACTGCTGGACGAGCCCACGGCCGGCCTCTCAGGGGCGGAGGCCGCCGACGTGGGCCAGATGCTGCGCCAGCTGGCCGGCGATGGCCTGGCAGTGCTGTTGGTGGAGCACCATATGGACGTGGTCATGTCCTGCTCCGACTGGGTAGTGGTCCTGGACCATGGGGTGGTCATCGCGCAGGGGCCGCCGGCGCAGGTGCAGTCGGACCCTCAAGTCATCGAGGCCTATCTGGGCGAGGAGGCGGCATGA
- a CDS encoding branched-chain amino acid ABC transporter permease, with the protein MSEFLQFVASGVGQGAIYGLVGVGFVIVYNVTGIINFAQGHYLMLSALTAVSLREAGVPAVPALLVAMVAAALAGLVTDRLVINPARRHSTLTLIILTVGLAIAVEGLALLIWGVNPRRYGPFTAGPPLEIGGAAVSRQTLWVLGVTLALALALWWFFQRTVVGKAMQACAMNREAARLQAINPAQMSMYAFTMAAAVAGVAGVVLVPITSAYYDMGVPFGLKGFTAAVMGGLVSPFGALAGGLLLGVAEAVAVGYVSSAMAEGVAFAVLALMLVLRPEGLLARVRTRWA; encoded by the coding sequence GTGAGCGAGTTCCTTCAGTTCGTCGCCAGCGGCGTCGGACAGGGGGCCATCTATGGCCTGGTGGGCGTAGGCTTCGTCATCGTTTATAACGTGACGGGCATCATCAACTTCGCCCAGGGCCACTACCTGATGCTCTCTGCCTTGACGGCGGTGAGCCTGAGAGAGGCTGGGGTGCCGGCGGTGCCGGCGCTGCTAGTGGCCATGGTGGCAGCAGCGTTGGCTGGTCTGGTGACGGACCGGCTGGTCATCAACCCCGCCCGCAGGCACTCCACCCTCACCCTCATCATCCTGACAGTAGGATTGGCCATCGCGGTGGAAGGGTTGGCCCTGCTGATATGGGGGGTCAATCCCCGGCGCTATGGCCCCTTCACCGCCGGCCCCCCCTTGGAGATAGGCGGCGCAGCCGTCAGTCGCCAGACGTTATGGGTGCTGGGGGTGACGTTGGCCCTGGCCCTGGCCCTGTGGTGGTTCTTCCAGCGGACGGTGGTGGGCAAGGCCATGCAGGCCTGCGCCATGAACCGGGAGGCGGCCCGCCTACAGGCCATAAACCCTGCGCAGATGTCCATGTATGCCTTCACTATGGCAGCAGCGGTGGCAGGGGTGGCTGGGGTGGTGCTGGTGCCCATAACATCGGCCTACTACGATATGGGCGTGCCCTTCGGTCTGAAGGGCTTCACAGCGGCAGTGATGGGCGGCCTGGTATCACCCTTCGGCGCCCTGGCGGGTGGCCTCCTGCTGGGGGTGGCCGAGGCCGTGGCAGTGGGCTATGTCTCCTCGGCCATGGCTGAGGGGGTGGCCTTCGCCGTGCTGGCGCTGATGCTGGTGCTGCGGCCCGAGGGTCTGCTGGCCCGGGTGAGGACGCGATGGGCCTGA
- a CDS encoding branched-chain amino acid ABC transporter permease: MGLRWWGPWFLWGGVFGIGVLLVPLADALPFLTRANLVVMALHAIAAMGLTLVMGFAGQVSLGHAAFYGVGAYATALLTAKADWHPLLAVAAGAIMAAVLAALLGRIVFRLRGHFLAMATLAFGLVFYVVVRSWDSLTGGNQGTGGIPDLALGRLRFDTDTSMYLLAWGVLTVGLIAARNLLTSRPGRALVAMGASEVAAASVGIDVARTKMAVFALGAIYAAVSGSLYAHYVTYVSPESFGLLPSLRFLVISTVGGVESVWGAPLGSAVVVLLTEGTRELVPKFVSGATGSYEIVAYGLALVLVLLFLPRGLAGGIVALAHWGAEWLGGRRRAPAPALEEVELR; the protein is encoded by the coding sequence ATGGGCCTGAGGTGGTGGGGCCCCTGGTTCCTCTGGGGTGGGGTGTTTGGAATAGGGGTGCTCCTGGTGCCCCTGGCCGATGCCCTGCCCTTTCTGACCCGCGCCAACCTGGTGGTGATGGCCCTGCACGCCATCGCCGCCATGGGGCTGACGCTGGTGATGGGCTTTGCCGGCCAGGTCTCCCTGGGGCATGCCGCCTTCTACGGTGTGGGCGCCTACGCCACCGCCCTGCTCACGGCCAAGGCAGACTGGCACCCCTTATTGGCCGTGGCCGCTGGGGCCATCATGGCGGCGGTGCTGGCAGCGCTTCTGGGGCGCATCGTTTTCCGGCTGCGGGGCCACTTCCTGGCCATGGCCACCTTGGCCTTCGGCCTGGTCTTCTACGTGGTGGTGCGAAGCTGGGACTCGCTAACGGGTGGCAACCAAGGCACCGGCGGCATACCTGACCTGGCCCTGGGAAGGCTCCGGTTCGATACCGACACCAGCATGTACCTTCTGGCCTGGGGCGTGCTGACGGTGGGGTTGATAGCGGCCCGTAACCTGCTTACCTCGCGCCCGGGAAGGGCGTTGGTGGCCATGGGCGCCTCGGAAGTGGCCGCAGCTAGCGTGGGCATCGATGTGGCCCGCACCAAGATGGCCGTGTTCGCCCTGGGGGCAATATATGCAGCGGTGTCAGGCAGCCTCTATGCTCACTACGTGACCTACGTCAGCCCCGAGTCCTTCGGCCTGCTGCCCTCCTTGCGTTTCCTGGTCATCTCCACCGTGGGTGGTGTCGAATCGGTATGGGGGGCTCCCCTGGGCTCGGCGGTGGTGGTGCTGCTGACGGAGGGCACGCGGGAGCTCGTCCCCAAGTTCGTGTCCGGAGCCACCGGCAGCTACGAGATCGTGGCCTATGGGCTGGCGCTGGTGCTGGTGCTCCTCTTCCTGCCACGGGGCCTGGCGGGCGGCATTGTAGCGCTGGCGCACTGGGGAGCGGAATGGCTGGGTGGGCGGCGGCGGGCTCCCGCCCCGGCCCTGGAGGAGGTGGAGCTGCGGTGA